The Henckelia pumila isolate YLH828 chromosome 2, ASM3356847v2, whole genome shotgun sequence genome includes a window with the following:
- the LOC140881645 gene encoding caffeoyl-CoA O-methyltransferase, which yields MGGGNGESTENQVAAGRHQEVGHKSLLQSDALYQYILETSVYPREPEAMKELREVTAKHPWNIMTTSADEGQFLNMLLKLINAKNTMEIGVYTGYSLLATALALPHDGKILAMDINRENYELGLPIIQKAGVAHKIDFKEGPALPLLDQMIQDGKHHGAFDFIFVDADKDNYINYHKRLIDLVKIGGVIGYDNTLWNGSVVAPPDAPMRKYVRYYRDFVLELNKALAADPRIEICQLPVGDGITLCRRIS from the exons ATGGGAGGAGGAAATGGTGAATCCACAGAGAACCAAGTAGCTGCAGGGAGACACCAAGAAGTTGGCCACAAAAGTCTCTTGCAAAGTGACGCTCTCTATCAG TACATTCTGGAAACCAGCGTTTACCCCAGAGAACCAGAAGCCATGAAAGAGCTCCGAGAAGTCACCGCCAAACACCCATG gAATATCATGACAACATCGGCAGATGAAGGGCAGTTCTTGAACATGCTTTTGAAGCTGATAAATGCTAAAAATACAATGGAGATCGGCGTTTACACCGGCTACTCTCTTCTTGCCACTGCTCTCGCTCTTCCTCATGATGGAAAg ATATTGGCCATGGACATTAATAGAGAGAATTACGAGTTGGGTCTGCCCATAATCCAAAAGGCTGGCGTTGCCCACAAAATTGACTTCAAAGAGGGTCCTGCATTGCCTCTTCTTGATCAAATGATTCAAGAT gGAAAGCATCATGGGGCGTTTGATTTTATATTCGTGGATGCGGACAAGGACAACTATATCAACTACCACAAGAGGCTCATTGACTTGGTGAAGATTGGTGGCGTGATCGGGTACGACAACACCCTGTGGAATGGGTCCGTGGTTGCCCCACCCGATGCACCGATGAGGAAGTACGTTAGGTATTATCGAGACTTCGTGTTGGAGCTCAATAAGGCGCTTGCGGCTGATCCGAGGATCGAGATTTGTCAGCTACCCGTGGGTGATGGGATCACCCTGTGCCGCCGTATCAGCTGA
- the LOC140880464 gene encoding cysteine--tRNA ligase CPS1 homolog, chloroplastic/mitochondrial-like isoform X2 yields MAELHCLVPTHQPRVTEHMQQIKDMIAQIISNDCAYAVDGDVYFTVDNFPNYGLLSGRKLEDNRAGERVAVDERKRNPADFALWKAAKPGEPFWDSPWGPGRPGWHIECSAMSSQYLTHTFDIHGGGMDLIFPHHENEIAQSCAASSESKVNYWVHNGFVTANDEKMSKSLGNFFTIREVTNLYHPLALRYFLLGTHYRSPVNYSISQIEIASEAIFYLYQTLLDCENALLSLSADTGTNAKTARISAAALEGINKLHTEFETKMSDDLHTPTILNSSLQEALRYMNGSVNMLKKKQPKQQQLSTMKSLVDLEEKVKEVLGVLGLLSNLSYTEVLQQLKDKALKRALLTEEDVMHSIEERMIARKNKEFSKSDQIRGDLAAKGIALMDIGKETVWRPCVPMQQNQSDESAPLEEPCLPVRHSNPRPAGNAPTNPPPAENAPLNLPAENAHSVSPGEK; encoded by the exons ATGGCAGAACTTCATTGTCTTGTTCCCACCCATCAACCACGGGTTACTGAACATATGCAGCAAATCAAGGACATGATTGCTCAG ATTATCAGCAATGATTGTGCATACGCTGTTGATGGTGATGTTTATTTCACTGTCGATAATTTCCCAAATTATGGTCTTCTATCCGGACGAAAGCTAGAAGATAACCGGGCTGGGGAGCGAGTTGCTGTTGATGAGAGAAAGCGGAATCCTGCTGATTTTGCTTTATGGAAG GCTGCAAAACCTGGTGAACCATTTTGGGACAGCCCCTGGGGTCCTGGGAGACCTGGATGGCACATTGAATGCAGTGCCATGAGTTCTCAATACTTGACACACACATTTGACATTCATGGCGGTGGGATGGATTTGATCTTCCCTCATCATGAAAATGAGATTGCTCAAAGTTGTGCTGCTTCCTCGGAGAGCAAAGTTAATTATTGGGTACATAATGGTTTTGTGACAGCTAATGATGAGAAAATGTCTAAATCACTTGGAAACTTTTTCACCATACGTGAG GTTACCAATCTATATCATCCTCTTGCACTGCGATATTTCTTGTTGGGGACTCATTATCGTTCCCCTGTTAATTATTCAATTTCTCAGATAGAAATTGCATCTGAAGCTATTTTCTATTTGTACCAG ACTTTGCTAGACTGCGAAAATGCTTTACTATCTCTGAGCGCAGATACCGGAACAAATGCTAAAACAGCCCGTATTAGTGCTGCTGCCCTAGAAGGAATTAATAAGCTGCATACGGAGTTTGAGACCAAAATGTCAGATGATCTGCATACTCCGACTATATTAAATTCCTCTCTGCAAGAAGCTTTGAGATACATGAATGGCTCAGTAAACATGCTCAAG AAGAAGCAGCCAAAGCAACAACAATTATCCACGATGAAGTCCTTGGTCGATTTAGAGGAAAAGGTCAAAGAAGTTTTAGGTGTTCTTGGATTACTCTCCAATTTGAGTTACACTGAG GTTCTGCAGCAACTTAAAGATAAAGCTTTGAAAAGGGCCTTGCTGACTGAAGAAGATGTCATGCATTCAATTGAAGAAAGGATGATTGCCCGGAAAAACAAAGAGTTCTCAAAAAGCGATCAGATTAGAGGTGACTTAGCTGCCAAGGGAATTGCATTAATGGACATTGGGAAGGAGACGGTTTGGAGGCCATGTGTTCCCATGCAACAAAATCAGTCAGATGAGTCTGCTCCATTGGAAGAGCCCTGCCTCCCTGTTCGACATTCGAACCCTCGTCCTGCAGGAAATGCTCCAACGAACCCTCCTCCAGCGGAAAACGCTCCATTGAACCTTCCAGCGGAAAACGCTCATTCAGTTTCACCAGGTGAGAAGTAG
- the LOC140880464 gene encoding cysteine--tRNA ligase 2, cytoplasmic-like isoform X1 produces MAKERPKFQLYNTMSKQKEVFKPRIEGKVGMYVCGVTSYDLSHIGHARAYVAFDVLYRYLKFLGYDVTYVRNFTDVDDKIIRRANEVGEDPKELSGRFCNEFLNDMAELHCLVPTHQPRVTEHMQQIKDMIAQIISNDCAYAVDGDVYFTVDNFPNYGLLSGRKLEDNRAGERVAVDERKRNPADFALWKAAKPGEPFWDSPWGPGRPGWHIECSAMSSQYLTHTFDIHGGGMDLIFPHHENEIAQSCAASSESKVNYWVHNGFVTANDEKMSKSLGNFFTIREVTNLYHPLALRYFLLGTHYRSPVNYSISQIEIASEAIFYLYQTLLDCENALLSLSADTGTNAKTARISAAALEGINKLHTEFETKMSDDLHTPTILNSSLQEALRYMNGSVNMLKKKQPKQQQLSTMKSLVDLEEKVKEVLGVLGLLSNLSYTEVLQQLKDKALKRALLTEEDVMHSIEERMIARKNKEFSKSDQIRGDLAAKGIALMDIGKETVWRPCVPMQQNQSDESAPLEEPCLPVRHSNPRPAGNAPTNPPPAENAPLNLPAENAHSVSPGEK; encoded by the exons ATGGCGAAAGAAAGGCCGAAATTCCAATTGTACAACACGATGTCGAAACAGAAGGAGGTTTTCAAGCCTAGAATTGAGGGAAAAGTTGGAATGTACGTCTGCGGTGTTACCTCTTACGATCTCAGCCATATTGGTCATGCGCGTGCTTACGTTGCTTTCGATGTACTCTACAG GTATCTGAAATTTTTGGGCTATGATGTTACATATGTACGGAATTTCACCGATGTTGATGACAAG ATTATACGTAGAGCAAATGAGGTTGGGGAGGATCCAAAGGAGTTGAGTGGTCGTTTTTGCAATGAGTTTCTTAATGACATGGCAGAACTTCATTGTCTTGTTCCCACCCATCAACCACGGGTTACTGAACATATGCAGCAAATCAAGGACATGATTGCTCAG ATTATCAGCAATGATTGTGCATACGCTGTTGATGGTGATGTTTATTTCACTGTCGATAATTTCCCAAATTATGGTCTTCTATCCGGACGAAAGCTAGAAGATAACCGGGCTGGGGAGCGAGTTGCTGTTGATGAGAGAAAGCGGAATCCTGCTGATTTTGCTTTATGGAAG GCTGCAAAACCTGGTGAACCATTTTGGGACAGCCCCTGGGGTCCTGGGAGACCTGGATGGCACATTGAATGCAGTGCCATGAGTTCTCAATACTTGACACACACATTTGACATTCATGGCGGTGGGATGGATTTGATCTTCCCTCATCATGAAAATGAGATTGCTCAAAGTTGTGCTGCTTCCTCGGAGAGCAAAGTTAATTATTGGGTACATAATGGTTTTGTGACAGCTAATGATGAGAAAATGTCTAAATCACTTGGAAACTTTTTCACCATACGTGAG GTTACCAATCTATATCATCCTCTTGCACTGCGATATTTCTTGTTGGGGACTCATTATCGTTCCCCTGTTAATTATTCAATTTCTCAGATAGAAATTGCATCTGAAGCTATTTTCTATTTGTACCAG ACTTTGCTAGACTGCGAAAATGCTTTACTATCTCTGAGCGCAGATACCGGAACAAATGCTAAAACAGCCCGTATTAGTGCTGCTGCCCTAGAAGGAATTAATAAGCTGCATACGGAGTTTGAGACCAAAATGTCAGATGATCTGCATACTCCGACTATATTAAATTCCTCTCTGCAAGAAGCTTTGAGATACATGAATGGCTCAGTAAACATGCTCAAG AAGAAGCAGCCAAAGCAACAACAATTATCCACGATGAAGTCCTTGGTCGATTTAGAGGAAAAGGTCAAAGAAGTTTTAGGTGTTCTTGGATTACTCTCCAATTTGAGTTACACTGAG GTTCTGCAGCAACTTAAAGATAAAGCTTTGAAAAGGGCCTTGCTGACTGAAGAAGATGTCATGCATTCAATTGAAGAAAGGATGATTGCCCGGAAAAACAAAGAGTTCTCAAAAAGCGATCAGATTAGAGGTGACTTAGCTGCCAAGGGAATTGCATTAATGGACATTGGGAAGGAGACGGTTTGGAGGCCATGTGTTCCCATGCAACAAAATCAGTCAGATGAGTCTGCTCCATTGGAAGAGCCCTGCCTCCCTGTTCGACATTCGAACCCTCGTCCTGCAGGAAATGCTCCAACGAACCCTCCTCCAGCGGAAAACGCTCCATTGAACCTTCCAGCGGAAAACGCTCATTCAGTTTCACCAGGTGAGAAGTAG